In one Candidatus Neomarinimicrobiota bacterium genomic region, the following are encoded:
- a CDS encoding TIGR00725 family protein, whose product MNYSARISVFGGREIDQDTYLDAVEIGTLLAAENYLVYCGGGEGVMEAIAKGVDKCGGTCIGILKGTDKSEANNYIHIPISTGAGIGRNVILAYNCDVAVAISGKYGTLSEIAFAFQLEKPVVGYGTWDLEDIHNANTPTDVIDKVGQLLNGK is encoded by the coding sequence ATGAATTATTCTGCCCGAATTTCCGTTTTTGGCGGCAGGGAAATTGACCAAGATACTTATCTTGATGCAGTAGAGATAGGTACCTTACTTGCGGCAGAAAACTATTTAGTATATTGTGGTGGTGGTGAAGGTGTCATGGAAGCAATTGCCAAGGGCGTTGACAAATGCGGAGGTACCTGCATAGGAATATTAAAAGGTACTGATAAATCTGAAGCGAATAATTATATTCATATTCCCATTTCTACCGGTGCTGGCATTGGGCGAAATGTGATTTTAGCTTATAACTGTGATGTTGCTGTGGCAATATCTGGTAAGTATGGAACATTGAGTGAAATAGCTTTTGCATTTCAGTTAGAAAAACCTGTGGTTGGGTACGGCACTTGGGACTTGGAAGATATTCATAATGCAAATACACCCACTGACGTAATAGATAAAGTTGGTCAGTTGTTAAATGGAAAATAA
- a CDS encoding acylphosphatase: MENKSAANLVVSGKVQGVGFRWYVVQKGRSLALIGYAINLPNGNVEIHAEGNKIDIQRFIEIVKKGPPSSQVDKVEIMWINASNRFKDFIVKY; the protein is encoded by the coding sequence ATGGAAAATAAATCTGCAGCTAATCTGGTTGTTTCCGGTAAAGTCCAAGGTGTTGGGTTTCGATGGTATGTGGTTCAAAAGGGTCGAAGTTTGGCATTGATTGGTTATGCAATAAATTTACCAAATGGGAATGTTGAGATTCACGCTGAAGGAAATAAAATAGATATTCAAAGATTCATCGAAATAGTAAAAAAAGGTCCACCATCATCCCAAGTTGATAAGGTTGAAATAATGTGGATTAATGCCTCAAATAGATTTAAAGATTTTATCGTAAAGTATTAA